From the Theobroma cacao cultivar B97-61/B2 chromosome 2, Criollo_cocoa_genome_V2, whole genome shotgun sequence genome, one window contains:
- the LOC18608089 gene encoding mitochondrial outer membrane protein porin 2, which produces MGKSHQRKKKRKNTSKRQKQEPGPRPFSDYGKIANGLLTKGYSQDQRLSISTRSSNGVILTSTAARPGRRSSPTTQIAASYKYGNASIDVNIDAKPSFSTTLTLGGKVLPSTYAKASLKFPDYNFSKLNLKFQHFFRNAALYISVDLNQSPVVMLSASIGTASIAFGMEAKYKAASHSFTQCDAGISVTKPSCDASIILAERGDLLRLAYVHHFGHLRKISAVAEVTRRLSKNKNTFAVGGSCIVDHLTTVKAKLNNQGKLQALLRHMINPNSWLTISGEFDTKALDKKPGIGLALALRL; this is translated from the exons ATGGGCAAGAGCCAccagagaaaaaagaagagaaagaacaCCAGTAAAAGACAAAAGCAGGAACCAGGACCAAGACCTTTCTCTGACTATGGAAAGATTGCCAATG GTTTGCTTACGAAGGGCTACAGCCAGGATCAGAGACTTAGCATCTCGACCCGGAGTAGTAATGGAGTG ATTTTAACTTCAACTGCTGCGAGACCTGGTAGACGTTCAAGTCCAACTACACAAATTGCAGCAAGCTATAAATATGGAAACGCTTCAATTGATGTAAACATTGATGCAAAACCAAGT TTTTCAACAACACTCACTCTTGGTGGAAAGGTTTTACCATCCACATATGCCAAAGCTTCATTAAAATTTCCTGATTACAACTTTAGCAAG CTCAACCTCAAATTCCAGCATTTCTTTAGAAATGCTGCTTTATACATCTCTGTTGACCTGAACCAATCCCCTGTAGTAATGCTTTCAGCAAGTATTGGCACTGCAAGCATTGCATTTGGCATGGAAGCAAAGTACAAGGCTGCTTCTCACAGTTTTACCCAGTGCGATGCAGGCATTTCAGTTACTAAGCCAAGTTGTGATGCTTCAATAATTCT GGCTGAAAGAGGTGACCTTCTAAGACTGGCATATGTGCATCATTTTGGCCACTTAAGGAAGATTTCTGCAGTGGCAGAGGTCACTAGGAGGTtgtccaaaaataaaaacacctTTGCAGTTGGAGGATCATGCATTGTGGATCATCTAACAACAGTAAAGGCAAAACTTAACAATCAGGGAAAGCTGCAAGCCCTCCTGCGCCATATGATCAATCCCAACTCATGGTTAACTATTTCTGGTGAATTTGACACCAAAGCTCTTGACAAGAAGCCCGGGATAGGATTGGCACTTGCTCTCAGGCTTTAA
- the LOC18608090 gene encoding uncharacterized protein LOC18608090: MELTHKVAVSRICYPYRRIPSRTQTFPVSQLSVSPLHSSSNQIKPKTHLNSFQNGTKPYDNPTTNDIKGANTTIPSMSDILASSRAQKLDLRLQTLGPLFRITAKSLETNRELGRAEGLIRVWFGGRILHLDSIKLERETMGMERSIFGIGLFIGAVAIRYGYDCGCKTAELLAINDSDLYHSKLVRFYKRIGFKVVHEVNGSTIGDMAHMLIWGGIGTRMDASIEELLLKWCSSVFSQFRS; encoded by the exons ATGGAACTAACACACAAGGTTGCTGTTTCCAGAATCTGCTATCCATATCGAAGAATTCCTAGTAGAACCCAAACGTTTCCAGTATCTCAGCTCTCAGTTTCACCACTCCATTCATCGTCTAACCAAATTAAACCAAAAACCCATTTGAATTCCTTCCAAAATGGCACCAAACCATATGATAATCCTACAACCAATGACATCAAAGGAGCTAATACCACTATACCATCCATGTCTGACATATTGGCCTCCTCTAGAGCCCAGAAACTTGACCTTCGGCTTCAAACTTTAGGACCCTTGTTCAGGATCACTGCCAAAAGCCTAGAGACAAACAGGGAACTTGGAAGAGCTGAGGGACTGATAAGGGTCTGGTTTGGAGGTAGAATTCTGCACCTGGATTCCATCAAACTCGAGAGAGAGACGATGGGCATGGAAAGATCAATTTTTGGTATCGGTTTGTTTATTGGAGCTGTAGCTATTCGATACGGATATGACTGCGGTTGTAAGACTGCTGAGTTGCTTGCCATCAATGACTCGGATCTTTACCATTCCAAG CTCGTTAGGTTCTACAAAAGGATTGGGTTCAAGGTTGTGCATGAAGTGAATGGTTCAACAATTGGGGATATGGCTCACATGCTAATCTGGGGAGGAATTGGAACCCGAATGGATGCCAGTATAGAGGAGCTTCTATTAAAATGGTGCAGCAG TGTTTTTTCTCAGTTCAGGTCTTGA
- the LOC18608091 gene encoding DNA polymerase kappa isoform X2 gives MDGVDKEKVQRVVYEMSKGSKYFENEERKEAFIRQKIEHMRARAAKIPAADLSHYQKVVDKRILELEATRELSRIWLHVDMDAFYAAVETLSNPSLKGKPMAVGGMSMISTANYEARKFGVRAAMPGFIARKLCPELIFVPTDFEKYTHYSNLTRKVFQNYDPNFMAASLDEAYLDITEVCKERGISGAEIAEELRSRVHEETGLTCSAGVAPNRLLAKVCSDINKPNGQFVLPNDRMAVMTFISSLPIRKIGGIGKVTENILRGVLGINTCEEMLRKGSFLCALFSHSTADFFLSVGLGLGGTDTPEARFRKSISSERTFSATQDTALLYQKLADIAEMLSADMQKEGLCGRTLTLKLKTASFEVRTRAVTLQKYICSSDDILKYASRLLKAELPISLRLIGLRVSHFNEDKVGVPVDPTQKTLTTFLISGDASTKIVDDQSSFGSDLSDLHFRNDRETVFSVDIHETCHYEFGDPFKSNPLQDVDDNNCISSENAWEMEQIHELSSNKTEAMVKTADGVVHTLKPSNGVLWVSEEDSSVQKEPEDSNPDRLNKEASTLGNEEFFLSNHIEQLYWVDDYRCSLCGAELPSSFVEERQEHSDFHLAERLQKEESGADSRAMMPRQRIVPQDHVVNQRRRKKHKSSPRQGRHLPIDSFFVKSNQNF, from the exons ATGGATGGAGTTGATAAAGAGAAAGTTCAAAGAGTAGTGTACGAGATGAGCAAGGGATCAAAGTATTTCGAAAACGAAGAGCGAAAAGAGGCCTTTATTCGGCAAAAAATAGAGCATATGCGAGCTCGAGCGGCAAAGATCCCCGCCGCTGATTTATCTCATTATCAAAAG GTTGTGgataaaagaattttagaaCTCGAAGCTACGCGTGAGCTTTCAAGGATTTGGCTTCATGTAGATATGGATGCTTTTTATGCGGCTGTTGAAACTTTGAGTAATCCTTCGTTAAAGGGTAAACCGATGGCTGTTGGCGGCATGTCCATGATTTCCACTGCTAATTATGAG GCACGGAAATTTGGGGTTCGTGCTGCAATGCCTGGATTTATTGCACGTAAATTGTGTCCGGAATTGATATTTGTTCCCACAGATTTCGAGAAATATACTCACTATAGTAATTTAACTAGAAAAG TTTTCCAGAACTATGATCCTAATTTCATGGCTGCGAGTTTGGATGAAGCTTATCTTGATATTACTGAGGTCTGCAAAGAAAGAGGAATTAGTGGTGCAGAA ATTGCTGAAGAGCTCAGATCCAGAGTACATGAAGAGACTGGTCTGACATGTAGTGCAGGAGTGGCTCCAAACCGCTTACTTGCTAAG GTTTGCTCAGATATTAACAAGCCAAATGGACAGTTTGTTTTACCAAATGACCGCATGGCTGTCATGACATTTATATCCTCACTTCCTATTCGAAAG ATTGGGGGCATAGGCAAGGTCACAGAAAACATTTTAAGGGGTGTTCTTGGAATCAATACGTGTGAAGAGATGCTGCGGAAAGGCAGTTTCCTCTGTGCGCTATTTTCTCATTCTACAGCAG ATTTTTTCCTCTCTGTTGGACTGGGGCTTGGAGGGACGGATACACCTGAAGCCAGGTTTCGGAAAAGTATCAGCAGTGAGAGAACATTTTCAGCTACACAGGATACTGCATTGCTTTATCAGAAATTAG CTGATATTGCAGAGATGCTGTCAGCTGACATGCAAAAAGAGGGCCTTTGTGGACGGACATTGACTCTTAAACTTAAAACTGCATCTTTTGAG GTTCGTACAAGGGCCGTCACTTTGCAGAAATATATTTGCTCAAGTGATGACATCTTAAAATATGCTTCAAGGCTGTTAAAGGCTGAACTTCCTATTTCTTTGAGACTGATAG GCCTGCGAGTGTCTCATTTCAATGAAGATAAGGTGGGTGTACCCGTCGACCCTACACAAAAAACTCTCACCACATTTTTAATATCAGGAGATGCTTCTACAAAAATTGTGGATGATCAAAGCTCCTTTGGTTCAGATTTAAGCGATCTCCACTTCAGGAATGATAGGGAAACTGTCTTTTCTGTTGACATCCATGAGACATGTCACTATGAGTTTGGAGATCCATTTAAAAGCAATCCGTTACAAGATGTAGATGACAACAATTGCATTTCAAGTGAAAATGCTTGGGAAATGGAGCAAATTCACGAACTTTCAAGCAACAAAACTGAGGCCATG GTGAAGACTGCTGATGGGGTAGTGCATACCCTAAAACCTTCTAATGGAGTTTTATGGGTGTCAGAAGAAGATTCTTCTGTCCAGAAGGAGCCTGAGGACAGTAACCCTGACAGATTAAACAAAGAAGCTAGTACCTTGGGAAAtgaggaattttttttatccaatCATATAGAACAGTTATATTGGGTCGATGACTACAGGTGTTCATTGTGTGGAGCTGAATTACCCTCAAGTTTTGTTGAAGAAAGACAAGAGCACTCTGATTTTCATCTTGCTGAGAGGCTTCAGAAGGAGGAATCTGGTGCAGACTCAAGAGCGATGATGCCAAGGCAAAG GATTGTTCCACAGGACCATGTTGTGAACCAAAGAAGGCGTAAGAAGCATAAATCATCTCCAAGACAAGGCAGACATCTGCCAATTGATTCATTCTTTGTTAAGAGCAATCAGAATTTTTAG
- the LOC18608091 gene encoding DNA polymerase kappa isoform X1 — MEDSESASGDQRPWQSYHTVYTNAKAGMDGVDKEKVQRVVYEMSKGSKYFENEERKEAFIRQKIEHMRARAAKIPAADLSHYQKVVDKRILELEATRELSRIWLHVDMDAFYAAVETLSNPSLKGKPMAVGGMSMISTANYEARKFGVRAAMPGFIARKLCPELIFVPTDFEKYTHYSNLTRKVFQNYDPNFMAASLDEAYLDITEVCKERGISGAEIAEELRSRVHEETGLTCSAGVAPNRLLAKVCSDINKPNGQFVLPNDRMAVMTFISSLPIRKIGGIGKVTENILRGVLGINTCEEMLRKGSFLCALFSHSTADFFLSVGLGLGGTDTPEARFRKSISSERTFSATQDTALLYQKLADIAEMLSADMQKEGLCGRTLTLKLKTASFEVRTRAVTLQKYICSSDDILKYASRLLKAELPISLRLIGLRVSHFNEDKVGVPVDPTQKTLTTFLISGDASTKIVDDQSSFGSDLSDLHFRNDRETVFSVDIHETCHYEFGDPFKSNPLQDVDDNNCISSENAWEMEQIHELSSNKTEAMVKTADGVVHTLKPSNGVLWVSEEDSSVQKEPEDSNPDRLNKEASTLGNEEFFLSNHIEQLYWVDDYRCSLCGAELPSSFVEERQEHSDFHLAERLQKEESGADSRAMMPRQRIVPQDHVVNQRRRKKHKSSPRQGRHLPIDSFFVKSNQNF; from the exons ATGGAAGACAGCGAAAGCGCGAGCGGTGATCAACGACCATGGCAATCTTATCACACTGTTTACACCAACGCCAAAGCAG GCATGGATGGAGTTGATAAAGAGAAAGTTCAAAGAGTAGTGTACGAGATGAGCAAGGGATCAAAGTATTTCGAAAACGAAGAGCGAAAAGAGGCCTTTATTCGGCAAAAAATAGAGCATATGCGAGCTCGAGCGGCAAAGATCCCCGCCGCTGATTTATCTCATTATCAAAAG GTTGTGgataaaagaattttagaaCTCGAAGCTACGCGTGAGCTTTCAAGGATTTGGCTTCATGTAGATATGGATGCTTTTTATGCGGCTGTTGAAACTTTGAGTAATCCTTCGTTAAAGGGTAAACCGATGGCTGTTGGCGGCATGTCCATGATTTCCACTGCTAATTATGAG GCACGGAAATTTGGGGTTCGTGCTGCAATGCCTGGATTTATTGCACGTAAATTGTGTCCGGAATTGATATTTGTTCCCACAGATTTCGAGAAATATACTCACTATAGTAATTTAACTAGAAAAG TTTTCCAGAACTATGATCCTAATTTCATGGCTGCGAGTTTGGATGAAGCTTATCTTGATATTACTGAGGTCTGCAAAGAAAGAGGAATTAGTGGTGCAGAA ATTGCTGAAGAGCTCAGATCCAGAGTACATGAAGAGACTGGTCTGACATGTAGTGCAGGAGTGGCTCCAAACCGCTTACTTGCTAAG GTTTGCTCAGATATTAACAAGCCAAATGGACAGTTTGTTTTACCAAATGACCGCATGGCTGTCATGACATTTATATCCTCACTTCCTATTCGAAAG ATTGGGGGCATAGGCAAGGTCACAGAAAACATTTTAAGGGGTGTTCTTGGAATCAATACGTGTGAAGAGATGCTGCGGAAAGGCAGTTTCCTCTGTGCGCTATTTTCTCATTCTACAGCAG ATTTTTTCCTCTCTGTTGGACTGGGGCTTGGAGGGACGGATACACCTGAAGCCAGGTTTCGGAAAAGTATCAGCAGTGAGAGAACATTTTCAGCTACACAGGATACTGCATTGCTTTATCAGAAATTAG CTGATATTGCAGAGATGCTGTCAGCTGACATGCAAAAAGAGGGCCTTTGTGGACGGACATTGACTCTTAAACTTAAAACTGCATCTTTTGAG GTTCGTACAAGGGCCGTCACTTTGCAGAAATATATTTGCTCAAGTGATGACATCTTAAAATATGCTTCAAGGCTGTTAAAGGCTGAACTTCCTATTTCTTTGAGACTGATAG GCCTGCGAGTGTCTCATTTCAATGAAGATAAGGTGGGTGTACCCGTCGACCCTACACAAAAAACTCTCACCACATTTTTAATATCAGGAGATGCTTCTACAAAAATTGTGGATGATCAAAGCTCCTTTGGTTCAGATTTAAGCGATCTCCACTTCAGGAATGATAGGGAAACTGTCTTTTCTGTTGACATCCATGAGACATGTCACTATGAGTTTGGAGATCCATTTAAAAGCAATCCGTTACAAGATGTAGATGACAACAATTGCATTTCAAGTGAAAATGCTTGGGAAATGGAGCAAATTCACGAACTTTCAAGCAACAAAACTGAGGCCATG GTGAAGACTGCTGATGGGGTAGTGCATACCCTAAAACCTTCTAATGGAGTTTTATGGGTGTCAGAAGAAGATTCTTCTGTCCAGAAGGAGCCTGAGGACAGTAACCCTGACAGATTAAACAAAGAAGCTAGTACCTTGGGAAAtgaggaattttttttatccaatCATATAGAACAGTTATATTGGGTCGATGACTACAGGTGTTCATTGTGTGGAGCTGAATTACCCTCAAGTTTTGTTGAAGAAAGACAAGAGCACTCTGATTTTCATCTTGCTGAGAGGCTTCAGAAGGAGGAATCTGGTGCAGACTCAAGAGCGATGATGCCAAGGCAAAG GATTGTTCCACAGGACCATGTTGTGAACCAAAGAAGGCGTAAGAAGCATAAATCATCTCCAAGACAAGGCAGACATCTGCCAATTGATTCATTCTTTGTTAAGAGCAATCAGAATTTTTAG